TGAAAATTCATCTGATCACAGAAACAATTATGCAAAATGGAAAGTGATGGAAACAAATATAAGATCAGGGAACACACTCgatgattatttaattaattcaattaatgaagaaaaaatggTATGGcgtgaaatattaaaaatcgtTGTAGATGCTATTCTATTCTGCgccaaaaataatattgctcTTAGaggttcaaataaaaaaattggagaTCCAAAttgtggaatttttttaaatttgatagaATTTGCTAGCCATTATAATAGAACTTTAAAAGAACgtattgaaaaacataaaaaaggttctgtttcatatttttcacccattattcaaaatgaaataataaaattaattggtGATAAAACTAGAAACGAAATCATATctagaattaaaaaatcaaaatactacACAATTTTATTCGACTGCACTCCTGATATATCAAAGAAAGAACAAATGAGTCAGATGATACGATACGTCCATGTTGATTCTAATGGTAAGGTAATGATCGAAGAAAGCTTCATCGACTTCATTCACTCACATGAAAAAACAGGAGAAGGTTTAAcgactgaaattttaaataaactagaagGTGATAAACTGGATATTAATGATGCCAGAGGACAAGGATATGACAACGGTGCTAATATGGCGGGAAAATACAAAGGAGTCAGAGCGCGTATTTTGGAAATTAATAGTTTGGCAATATTTATACCGTGTGCAGCTCATAACTTAAATTTAGCTGGTGTCCATGCTGGCTCTACATCACCAgaaatgttaactttttttggTACTGTGCaaagatttttcaattttttctcgTCATCAACAACACGATGGGAAATTTTAATGAAGTCTTTAAAATTGACACTTAAAAGTTTTTCGGACACAAGATGGTCATCAAAAGCCAATGCAATAACATCACTAAGTTTACATCTATCAGAAGTAAAGAAAGGATTGGAATCGATTTCAAATGATTTATCAAATCCAGAAGCTGTATCAAatgcaaaaagtttattgttacTAATTAATTATAGATTTATCTGTACCCTTTCTATGtggaataaaattatacaatgcATTGACAGAACAAATAAGGCATTACAACGAAAAGATATATCGATAGACCATGCAGCAAAATTAATTGATGCACTACGTTGTACATTACAAGGACTACGAGAAGCAGATTTCGAACAAAATTTTCAGGAAGCAAAGAATTTAGCTGAAACAATGAATTTACAGGCTGGATTTCCTGATAAACGcaagaaaaaagttaagaaaatggCAAATTATGAGGCAACAGATGAAGGAAGTAATATGACTCCAGAACATTTGTTCAAAATGCAAATTTACAAGATTTTTGATACTTTATTGTCTCAACTAGATTGGCGTTATGAGCAACTGCGAACTATCTGCAATGATTTTTCCTTTCTGTATGGTATGTCTTTGGAATCGACCAGcgttttggatttaaaaaagtcGGCTGCAGATTTAGCAATTAAGTATAGCAAAGATTTAAATATGTACCAGTTCACCTGTGAGATACAAAGCTTTAAATTTGAAGCATCGACAATAATACC
Above is a window of Hydra vulgaris chromosome 10, alternate assembly HydraT2T_AEP DNA encoding:
- the LOC136086221 gene encoding zinc finger MYM-type protein 1-like codes for the protein MSKQLSGAQKRKTNKQKQEECKSMSQQFTKWHKKNPQIEETNISRPSSDLQDKDAVLQLQPISLIDHNDIITNVENKNVESTNVENRCTTNVEIENIVINLPSITPNVNIIPQEIMLNYNDPNSWPAISNNVIYSLVKNGPEQCNNVNVNTIISADNTGRKFTKDWFYVKHINGEMVIRKWLLYSINQNAIFCFPCILFGHKSHNITDPHKGFRDWRHLHPVIPQHENSSDHRNNYAKWKVMETNIRSGNTLDDYLINSINEEKMVWREILKIVVDAILFCAKNNIALRGSNKKIGDPNCGIFLNLIEFASHYNRTLKERIEKHKKGSVSYFSPIIQNEIIKLIGDKTRNEIISRIKKSKYYTILFDCTPDISKKEQMSQMIRYVHVDSNGKVMIEESFIDFIHSHEKTGEGLTTEILNKLEGDKLDINDARGQGYDNGANMAGKYKGVRARILEINSLAIFIPCAAHNLNLAGVHAGSTSPEMLTFFGTVQRFFNFFSSSTTRWEILMKSLKLTLKSFSDTRWSSKANAITSLSLHLSEVKKGLESISNDLSNPEAVSNAKSLLLLINYRFICTLSMWNKIIQCIDRTNKALQRKDISIDHAAKLIDALRCTLQGLREADFEQNFQEAKNLAETMNLQAGFPDKRKKKVKKMANYEATDEGSNMTPEHLFKMQIYKIFDTLLSQLDWRYEQLRTICNDFSFLYGMSLESTSVLDLKKSAADLAIKYSKDLNMYQFTCEIQSFKFEASTIIPNIKTATPLDILQALHDFGLIESYPNINIAIRIFLTLPVTTASCERSFSKLKLIKNYLRSTIGQERLSNLSIISIEYNIVKEINYDDVINEFAQTKARKVQF